One genomic region from Mesorhizobium terrae encodes:
- a CDS encoding (2Fe-2S)-binding protein: MLICHCNIITEKEIEQAIIELLDQDPWQLIVPAKVYHSMRMRGRCCGCFPNVVETIIRVTENYHARSEAGGVDIVSHLDRVRDLRVQYGSRTHERRKTGHRAA, from the coding sequence ATGTTGATCTGTCACTGCAACATAATCACCGAGAAGGAGATCGAGCAGGCCATCATCGAGCTGCTGGATCAGGACCCGTGGCAACTCATTGTCCCGGCCAAGGTCTATCATTCCATGCGCATGCGCGGTCGCTGTTGCGGCTGCTTCCCAAATGTGGTGGAAACGATCATTCGGGTAACCGAAAACTACCACGCTCGTTCGGAGGCGGGCGGCGTGGACATCGTTTCACATCTGGATCGCGTCAGAGATCTGCGCGTCCAATACGGGAGCAGAACCCATGAAAGGCGAAAAACAGGTCATCGAGCGGCTTAA
- the bfr gene encoding bacterioferritin: protein MKGEKQVIERLNEALFLELGAVNQYWVHYRLLEDWGYTKLAKKERAESIEEMQHADRLVARIIFLEGHPNLQSVAPLRIGQNVKEVLESDLAGEYDARASYKQSREICSEAGDYVSMKLFEELLADEEGHIDFLETQLDLLASIGEEKYGLLNADAANEAE, encoded by the coding sequence ATGAAAGGCGAAAAACAGGTCATCGAGCGGCTTAACGAGGCTCTTTTCCTCGAGCTCGGCGCCGTCAACCAGTACTGGGTCCATTATCGCCTGCTGGAGGACTGGGGCTACACCAAGCTCGCCAAGAAGGAGCGGGCGGAATCGATCGAGGAAATGCAACATGCCGACCGCCTGGTTGCGCGCATCATCTTCCTGGAGGGACATCCAAACCTTCAGTCGGTGGCGCCGCTGCGCATCGGCCAGAACGTCAAGGAAGTGCTGGAATCGGACCTTGCCGGTGAGTATGACGCCCGCGCTTCCTACAAGCAGTCGCGCGAGATCTGCTCCGAGGCCGGCGACTATGTCAGCATGAAGCTGTTCGAGGAACTGCTGGCCGACGAGGAAGGTCATATCGACTTCCTCGAAACCCAGCTCGACCTGCTCGCCTCGATCGGTGAAGAGAAATACGGCCTGCTCAACGCAGACGCGGCCAACGAAGCGGAATAG
- a CDS encoding imelysin family protein, whose translation MKNTKLTVRYGGKLAAVAATLALTTAIFALPAKAETDPKAVLKTYSDIALAKYEDSLTTAKTLDTAVEALIAKPSQETLNAARDAWKAARVPYQQTEVYRFGNPIVDAWEGRVNSWPLDEGLIDYVAASYGTQSDTNALYTANVIANKSIEINGKKVDASKLSPEFLSSTLQEAGGIEANVATGYHAVEFLLWGQDLNGTGPGAGNRPFTDYDIKNCTGGNCDRRAEYLKSASGLIVSDLEEMVGNWKEGGAARKTLVEGDPKAGVSAILTGMGSLSYGEMAGQRMKLGLLLHDPEEEHDCFSDNTHNSHLYDAIGIRDAYRAQYKRLDGSTVSGPSVSDMVKAADPALDKELAGKLDTSVAKMEAIKARAEAGEAYDQQIGEGNTEGNATVQAAIDALVDQTKSIERVVATLKLDAIAFEGSASLDSPDKVFK comes from the coding sequence ATGAAGAATACGAAGCTGACGGTGCGCTATGGCGGCAAGCTGGCCGCGGTCGCCGCCACGCTGGCGCTGACCACGGCTATTTTTGCGTTGCCAGCCAAGGCCGAGACCGACCCGAAGGCGGTGCTCAAGACCTATTCCGACATCGCGCTGGCCAAATACGAGGACTCGCTGACCACGGCCAAGACGCTCGATACCGCCGTCGAAGCGCTGATCGCGAAGCCCTCGCAGGAAACGCTGAATGCCGCGCGCGACGCCTGGAAGGCCGCTCGCGTGCCCTATCAGCAGACCGAGGTCTACCGCTTCGGCAACCCGATCGTCGATGCCTGGGAAGGCCGCGTCAATTCCTGGCCGCTGGACGAAGGCCTGATCGACTATGTCGCAGCAAGCTACGGCACGCAGTCGGACACCAACGCGCTCTACACGGCCAATGTCATCGCCAACAAGTCGATCGAGATCAACGGCAAGAAGGTCGATGCTTCCAAGCTGTCGCCCGAGTTCCTGTCCAGCACGCTGCAGGAAGCCGGCGGCATCGAGGCCAACGTCGCCACCGGCTATCATGCCGTCGAATTCCTGCTCTGGGGTCAGGACTTGAATGGCACCGGCCCCGGTGCCGGCAACCGCCCGTTCACTGATTACGACATCAAGAACTGCACCGGTGGAAACTGCGACCGCCGCGCCGAATATCTGAAGTCGGCTTCCGGCCTTATCGTCTCGGATCTGGAAGAGATGGTCGGCAACTGGAAGGAAGGCGGCGCGGCGCGCAAGACCCTCGTCGAAGGCGATCCCAAGGCCGGCGTTTCGGCGATCCTGACCGGAATGGGTTCGCTGTCCTACGGTGAAATGGCCGGGCAGCGCATGAAGCTCGGCCTGTTGCTGCACGATCCGGAAGAAGAACACGACTGCTTCTCGGACAACACCCACAACTCGCATCTCTATGACGCGATCGGTATCCGCGACGCCTATCGGGCGCAGTACAAGCGCCTCGACGGTTCGACCGTCTCCGGCCCGTCGGTCTCCGACATGGTCAAGGCAGCCGACCCGGCGCTCGACAAGGAACTCGCCGGCAAGCTCGACACCAGTGTCGCCAAGATGGAAGCCATCAAGGCGCGCGCCGAGGCAGGCGAGGCCTACGACCAGCAGATCGGCGAAGGCAACACCGAAGGCAACGCCACCGTGCAAGCGGCGATCGACGCGCTGGTCGACCAGACCAAGTCGATCGAACGCGTGGTGGCGACGTTGAAGCTCGATGCCATCGCCTTCGAAGGCTCCGCCAGCCTCGATTCGCCCGACAAGGTGTTCAAGTAG